A genomic region of bacterium contains the following coding sequences:
- a CDS encoding glycoside hydrolase family 3 N-terminal domain-containing protein: protein MHKRYRKAVQAALLCLISLALPAASQIYLDPGAPIADRVEDLLGRMSLAEKIGQMTQADRGGLASEADIAGYYLGSVLSGGGSAPENNSPAGWAEMYDRMQSQALSTRLAIPLLYGIDAVHGHNNVKGAVIFPHNIGLGATRDTTLVRRAAEITALEVAGTGIDWTFAPCVAVARDERWGRTYEAFGETSELAEMMGVAQVRGFQGDTLGRRDRILACAKHYLGDGGTSGGVNEGNTVCDETTLRALYLPAYARAIAAGATTIMPSYSSWNGAKMHSNRYLLTTVLKGELGFKGFVVSDWDGIKRLPGSTYHAQIVAAVNAGVDMGMVPDSYRDFIRELTAAVNAKEVTLERIDDAVRRILTVKFRMGLFEDASTDPALTAAIGSAAHREVARACVRESLVLLAKKDGILPLSRSARRIHVAGNGADNLGNQCGGWTISWQGSSGDITDGTTLLEALRAEAPAVQFTYSLDGSGAEGADLGIAVIGETPYAEGQGDRNDLHLAAKIVEPVRALKKAGLKTVVLLYSGRPMLIDSILPWADVLIAAWLPGTEARGITDVLFGSYPPSGKLPHSWPRVMGDIPINCGDDPYRPLYPYGYGITRLADSDPGSAPEFYAASVNTAGDTVLVGFNKAMADPAASTPAEWTVLVNWGLSGITGIARDPKDPTLFRLALGHAVVKHDVIQVVYNGSMVRSADGGQLAPFAAQPVYNLCNDIAGKDPVPGRIQAEDYILMQGVQTENTTDTGGGLNVGYIDTGDYLVYQVEVATAGSYRMDFRVAAESKSGQIKVIDGSSLLATLDLPVTGGWQIWQSISTTAALTQGSHTLRIQASRGGFNLNYIDFTLTTGVEARCESAPDRFRLAGAWPNPFNASTSILCLLPASHPREWLQLLITDALGREVGRFEALPAGSEHRFRWDGRDGAGLALPSGLYFFTLRFGEQKSSGKMLLLR from the coding sequence ATGCATAAAAGGTATAGAAAGGCCGTTCAGGCCGCTTTACTCTGCCTCATCAGCCTGGCCTTGCCAGCAGCTTCCCAGATCTACCTCGATCCCGGCGCCCCGATCGCTGACCGCGTCGAGGATCTGCTCGGCCGCATGAGCCTGGCCGAAAAAATCGGCCAGATGACCCAGGCTGACCGCGGCGGTCTCGCTAGCGAGGCCGACATCGCCGGATATTACCTCGGCTCGGTACTCAGCGGCGGCGGCTCGGCCCCGGAAAACAATTCCCCAGCGGGCTGGGCGGAAATGTACGATCGGATGCAATCGCAGGCCCTCTCCACCCGGTTGGCCATCCCGCTCCTCTACGGCATCGACGCCGTGCACGGCCACAACAACGTCAAGGGTGCAGTCATTTTTCCCCACAACATCGGCCTAGGCGCGACCCGGGACACCACCCTGGTGCGCCGGGCCGCGGAAATCACCGCTCTTGAGGTGGCCGGAACCGGCATCGACTGGACCTTTGCCCCCTGCGTGGCCGTCGCCCGCGACGAGCGCTGGGGCCGCACCTATGAGGCGTTCGGCGAGACCTCGGAGCTGGCGGAGATGATGGGCGTTGCCCAAGTCCGCGGCTTCCAGGGCGACACACTGGGACGGCGCGACCGCATCCTCGCCTGCGCCAAGCACTATCTCGGTGATGGCGGCACCAGCGGTGGCGTCAACGAGGGCAACACGGTGTGCGATGAGACCACCCTTCGCGCCCTCTACCTCCCCGCCTACGCCCGCGCCATCGCGGCCGGCGCCACCACGATCATGCCCTCCTACAGCAGCTGGAACGGCGCCAAAATGCACAGCAACCGCTATCTGCTGACCACCGTGCTCAAGGGTGAGCTGGGCTTCAAGGGTTTTGTCGTGTCGGACTGGGACGGTATCAAGCGGCTGCCGGGCAGCACCTATCATGCCCAGATCGTTGCCGCGGTCAACGCCGGCGTCGACATGGGCATGGTGCCGGACAGTTACCGCGATTTCATCCGCGAGCTGACCGCCGCGGTCAACGCCAAAGAGGTGACGTTGGAGCGCATCGATGATGCGGTCCGCCGCATCCTCACCGTCAAATTCCGCATGGGGCTTTTCGAGGATGCCTCGACCGATCCGGCTCTCACCGCGGCGATCGGCAGCGCCGCCCACCGCGAGGTGGCCCGCGCCTGCGTGCGCGAATCCCTGGTGCTGCTTGCCAAAAAGGACGGGATCCTGCCCCTCTCCCGCAGCGCCCGGCGCATCCACGTAGCCGGCAACGGCGCCGACAACCTCGGCAACCAGTGCGGCGGCTGGACCATCAGCTGGCAGGGCTCCAGCGGCGACATCACCGACGGCACCACCCTGCTCGAGGCTCTGCGCGCCGAGGCCCCGGCGGTCCAGTTCACCTATTCCCTCGACGGCTCCGGAGCCGAGGGGGCTGACCTCGGCATCGCCGTCATCGGCGAAACCCCCTACGCCGAGGGCCAGGGCGACAGGAACGATCTCCATCTCGCCGCCAAAATCGTCGAGCCGGTGCGGGCACTGAAGAAAGCGGGCTTGAAGACCGTGGTCCTCCTCTATTCTGGCCGGCCGATGCTCATCGATTCCATCCTGCCCTGGGCGGACGTCCTCATCGCCGCCTGGCTCCCCGGCACCGAGGCCCGCGGCATCACCGACGTCCTCTTCGGCAGCTACCCACCCTCCGGCAAGCTCCCGCACTCCTGGCCGCGCGTCATGGGCGATATCCCGATCAATTGCGGTGATGATCCCTATAGGCCCCTCTACCCCTACGGCTACGGTATAACCCGCCTCGCCGATTCCGATCCAGGCAGCGCTCCGGAGTTTTATGCGGCATCGGTCAATACGGCCGGCGATACCGTGCTGGTTGGCTTCAACAAGGCGATGGCCGATCCCGCCGCCAGCACCCCGGCGGAGTGGACGGTCCTGGTCAATTGGGGCTTGAGCGGCATCACCGGAATCGCCCGCGACCCGAAAGATCCCACCCTTTTTCGCCTCGCCCTCGGCCATGCCGTGGTCAAGCATGATGTGATTCAGGTGGTCTACAATGGCAGTATGGTGCGCAGCGCCGACGGCGGCCAGCTCGCACCCTTCGCAGCCCAGCCGGTTTACAACCTGTGCAATGATATCGCCGGCAAGGACCCGGTGCCTGGCCGGATCCAGGCGGAGGATTATATCCTGATGCAGGGAGTGCAGACCGAGAACACGACGGATACAGGCGGCGGCTTGAATGTCGGCTATATCGATACCGGGGATTACCTGGTCTATCAGGTCGAAGTGGCGACGGCGGGAAGCTACCGGATGGATTTTCGCGTTGCCGCGGAAAGCAAGTCCGGCCAGATCAAGGTGATCGATGGCAGCAGCCTGCTCGCCACACTCGACCTGCCGGTCACCGGCGGCTGGCAAATCTGGCAGAGCATCAGCACTACGGCCGCTCTTACCCAGGGGAGCCATACCCTGCGCATCCAAGCCTCAAGGGGAGGATTCAACCTCAACTATATCGACTTTACCCTGACAACCGGAGTCGAAGCGCGCTGCGAGAGCGCACCGGACCGGTTTCGTTTGGCCGGCGCCTGGCCCAATCCTTTCAATGCCTCCACTTCCATCCTCTGCCTGCTGCCGGCATCACACCCTCGCGAGTGGTTGCAGCTCCTGATCACCGATGCCCTCGGCCGCGAGGTGGGCCGCTTCGAGGCCCTCCCCGCCGGCAGCGAGCACCGCTTTCGGTGGGACGGCCGCGATGGTGCCGGACTCGCCTTGCCCAGCGGGCTCTATTTCTTCACCCTCCGCTTCGGAGAGCAAAAATCGTCCGGAAAAATGCTGCTGCTGCGCTAG
- a CDS encoding HD domain-containing protein, with amino-acid sequence MDQAIEFIKEADQLKNIFRKTRNFSNERFENDAEHSWHIGLMAITLQPYANEAVNIATVLKMLILHDLGEIFCGDTIVYAKNEDHKRREMEAAQAFLGLLGPVRQEEYSALLREFEARSTPEARYANAIDRAEPILQNIHHGGETWRKNGISFDRVVALNAALVADGSKALWAYLLSHLEQMKAAHRFSPE; translated from the coding sequence ATGGATCAAGCCATCGAATTTATCAAGGAAGCAGACCAGCTCAAGAATATCTTCCGCAAGACGCGGAACTTTTCCAATGAGCGCTTCGAAAACGATGCCGAGCACTCCTGGCACATCGGTCTCATGGCCATCACCCTGCAGCCTTATGCCAACGAGGCGGTCAACATCGCCACTGTGTTGAAGATGCTTATCCTACACGATCTGGGGGAGATCTTTTGCGGCGATACCATCGTCTACGCCAAGAATGAGGATCACAAGCGCAGGGAGATGGAAGCCGCGCAGGCATTTCTTGGCCTGCTGGGACCAGTCCGGCAGGAAGAGTATTCCGCCTTGTTGCGCGAATTCGAGGCCCGTTCGACGCCCGAGGCGCGCTACGCCAATGCCATCGACCGCGCCGAGCCGATTTTGCAGAACATCCACCATGGCGGTGAGACCTGGAGAAAAAACGGCATCTCCTTTGACCGGGTGGTGGCGCTGAACGCCGCCCTGGTCGCGGACGGCTCGAAGGCCCTTTGGGCTTATCTCCTGAGCCATCTGGAACAAATGAAAGCGGCGCATCGCTTCAGCCCGGAGTAG
- a CDS encoding methyltransferase domain-containing protein: MTDFDSRARTWDDDHIRVERARAVADTIARMVPLDPMMYGLEYGAGTGLLSFALQQWIGGIVLADTSAGMLAVADAKIANAGLDEDMRVMKLDLLTDPLPEDRFNLLFTLLTLHHIPDIPAILDKFNEMLVAPGWLCIADLDREDGSFHSGDFTGHHGFDRAELGHMVEKAGFVNIRFETAYEIPRMAGGVLRHFPLFVLAAEKLGA; encoded by the coding sequence ATGACCGATTTTGATTCCCGCGCTCGCACCTGGGACGATGATCATATCCGAGTCGAGCGCGCCCGCGCTGTGGCCGACACCATCGCCCGGATGGTACCCCTGGATCCCATGATGTACGGCCTGGAATACGGAGCCGGAACCGGGTTACTCAGTTTTGCACTCCAGCAATGGATCGGCGGCATCGTCCTCGCCGACACCTCCGCGGGCATGCTCGCGGTGGCCGATGCCAAGATTGCCAATGCCGGTCTGGACGAAGATATGCGGGTCATGAAACTTGATCTGCTCACGGACCCCCTGCCGGAGGACCGCTTTAACCTGCTTTTCACCCTCCTCACCCTGCACCATATCCCTGATATCCCGGCCATCCTCGACAAGTTCAACGAAATGTTGGTGGCACCCGGCTGGCTCTGCATTGCCGATCTCGATCGCGAGGACGGCTCCTTTCACAGCGGAGATTTTACGGGCCACCACGGCTTTGACCGAGCTGAACTCGGCCACATGGTCGAGAAGGCGGGCTTTGTCAACATCCGTTTCGAGACGGCCTACGAGATCCCCCGCATGGCCGGCGGCGTCCTGCGGCATTTTCCCCTCTTTGTCCTGGCAGCGGAGAAACTCGGGGCCTGA
- a CDS encoding cold-shock protein, whose translation METGTVKWFNSSKGYGFITREAGDDVFVHYKNIQGEGYKTLDEGDQVRFDVGQGPKGLQATNVTKV comes from the coding sequence ATGGAAACCGGTACTGTAAAGTGGTTCAACAGCTCCAAGGGGTATGGCTTTATTACGCGCGAAGCCGGCGATGACGTCTTCGTGCACTACAAGAACATTCAGGGTGAGGGCTACAAAACCCTGGATGAGGGTGATCAGGTGCGGTTTGACGTCGGCCAGGGCCCAAAGGGCCTCCAGGCTACCAATGTCACCAAAGTCTGA
- the rapA gene encoding RNA polymerase-associated protein RapA, with the protein MFRIGQRWISEMEPELGLGSVTAVHRRVVTIDFPASGCTRCFAIASAPLRRIRFQPGDTITLRDGTSFRILDAVEAEGLMRYSGEQMGAGEEMLADTIRINTPRDRLINLYIDSNSDYLLRYRTHLARYRYRHSPLRGLIGGRIDLIPHQLYVAATVSSRPHPRVLLSDETGLGKTIEAALILHRLLAIGRIERVLIALPDPLVHQWFIELLRRFNLLFRIFDVEYIESLLASQPGTNVFLEEQLVLCSIDLLTGHPEWAEQAVSAGWDIVVIDEAHHLVDPGPAYDLAGALCAAADGVLLITATPEQLGHASHFSRLRLLDPVKYSDPERFEAEEQAYAGRAALLNKILDGSRLTSREAGRLAELAPSWAAREGSNLVRRLREDAAAREAFIAEVVDRQGTGRAVFRNSRAEMSGFPERRVTMIPLAGGTADRERAAREISGFLDSAAAGVMDYQDDPRLVWLAQHLRQHRRTKVLLICHTAGQAVAVAAALQKLINIRIALFHEQLSLLQRDRQAAWFAEAEGARVLVCSEIGSEGRNFQFCHTLFLFDLPPDPELLEQRIGRLDRIGQTETIDILVPYLEGSGQEVIARWHHEGLNAFASNLPGSWKIHATLGAELAERAVSADLDGLEAFIQRTCALRVEIAAVLQKGQDRLLALNSCRPEAARALQENIATMDESLELDKFMLKLFDLYGILAEEIGRRTFQLNLSLLSQPEFPLPALKREQLVVTFDRRTALSHEAIEFLTWDHPMVIGAIDLLLGHEKGNCAVCLMTDLGEGELLFEALFLLECIRHQRVHPDRFLPPTPIRVVIDQNLQECTAAWPMHSLSTSVRNDPHARLAAADSFKQTLLPGLLDAAQREAEKRRSVLIAAAAGRLHEALQQEIGRLRELAPADDPENAARMAALATEETLLEESVLEARLRLDSLRLIGPAAETI; encoded by the coding sequence ATGTTCAGGATCGGCCAGCGCTGGATCAGTGAGATGGAGCCCGAATTGGGCCTGGGGAGCGTCACGGCAGTCCACCGCCGCGTCGTGACTATTGATTTTCCCGCCAGCGGCTGCACCCGCTGCTTCGCCATCGCCTCCGCCCCGCTGCGCCGCATCCGCTTTCAGCCGGGGGATACGATCACCCTGCGCGATGGCACCTCCTTCCGCATCCTGGATGCCGTGGAAGCGGAGGGTCTGATGCGCTACAGCGGTGAGCAGATGGGCGCCGGCGAAGAGATGCTGGCCGACACCATCCGTATCAATACCCCGCGCGACCGGCTGATCAACCTCTATATCGATTCCAACTCGGACTATCTTTTGCGGTACCGCACCCACCTGGCCCGCTACCGCTACCGCCACTCCCCCTTGCGCGGCCTTATCGGCGGGCGCATAGACCTCATCCCGCACCAGCTCTATGTAGCTGCGACCGTCTCTTCCCGGCCACATCCCCGCGTCCTCCTCTCCGACGAGACCGGCCTGGGCAAAACCATCGAAGCCGCGTTGATTCTCCACCGCCTCCTGGCCATCGGCCGGATCGAGCGGGTCCTGATCGCGCTTCCCGATCCCCTGGTGCACCAGTGGTTCATTGAGCTTCTACGCCGCTTCAATCTCCTCTTTCGCATTTTCGATGTGGAATACATCGAATCCCTGTTGGCAAGCCAGCCCGGGACCAATGTGTTTCTCGAGGAGCAACTGGTGCTCTGCTCAATCGACCTTCTCACCGGTCATCCGGAGTGGGCGGAACAGGCGGTCTCCGCGGGCTGGGACATCGTAGTGATCGATGAGGCGCATCATCTGGTCGATCCGGGTCCCGCCTATGATCTGGCAGGCGCTCTCTGCGCGGCTGCGGACGGCGTGCTGCTGATAACCGCCACGCCCGAGCAACTGGGACACGCCAGCCATTTCTCGCGGCTGCGGCTGCTCGATCCGGTCAAATACAGTGATCCGGAGCGTTTTGAGGCGGAGGAGCAGGCCTATGCCGGGCGGGCGGCCCTGCTGAACAAGATCCTCGATGGCAGCCGATTGACGTCGCGCGAGGCGGGCCGGCTGGCGGAGTTAGCCCCCTCCTGGGCTGCGCGCGAAGGGAGCAACCTCGTCCGGCGGCTGCGCGAGGATGCAGCGGCTCGCGAAGCCTTCATCGCCGAAGTGGTCGATCGCCAGGGGACAGGGCGTGCGGTCTTTCGCAACAGCCGGGCGGAAATGAGCGGATTCCCGGAGCGGCGCGTGACAATGATCCCGCTGGCGGGAGGAACAGCGGATCGGGAACGGGCGGCCCGGGAGATCTCGGGATTTCTCGACTCCGCCGCTGCGGGCGTCATGGATTATCAGGACGATCCGCGCCTGGTCTGGCTGGCCCAGCATCTGCGCCAGCACCGCCGCACCAAGGTGCTGCTGATCTGCCACACCGCCGGCCAGGCGGTGGCCGTCGCAGCCGCCCTGCAGAAGCTGATCAACATCCGCATCGCCCTCTTTCATGAACAGCTCTCGCTGCTGCAGCGCGACCGCCAGGCCGCCTGGTTCGCCGAGGCGGAGGGGGCGCGGGTGCTGGTTTGTTCGGAGATCGGCAGCGAGGGCCGGAACTTCCAGTTCTGTCACACGCTCTTCCTCTTCGATCTGCCGCCCGATCCCGAACTGCTCGAGCAGCGCATCGGCCGACTCGACCGCATCGGCCAGACGGAGACGATCGACATCCTCGTCCCCTATCTCGAGGGCAGCGGCCAGGAGGTGATCGCCCGCTGGCACCACGAGGGACTGAACGCTTTTGCCTCCAACCTGCCGGGATCCTGGAAAATACATGCCACCCTCGGCGCAGAGCTGGCCGAACGCGCCGTCTCCGCCGATCTGGATGGTCTAGAGGCGTTCATTCAAAGAACATGCGCGTTGCGCGTCGAGATCGCCGCAGTGCTGCAAAAGGGGCAGGACCGCCTGCTGGCGCTCAACTCCTGCCGGCCGGAGGCGGCGCGGGCCCTGCAGGAGAACATCGCCACCATGGACGAGTCGCTCGAGCTGGATAAATTCATGCTGAAACTCTTCGACCTCTATGGCATCCTCGCCGAGGAGATCGGCCGGCGCACCTTCCAGCTCAACCTCTCCCTCCTTTCACAGCCCGAGTTCCCCCTCCCCGCCCTCAAACGTGAACAGCTGGTGGTGACCTTCGACCGACGCACCGCCCTCAGCCACGAAGCGATCGAATTCCTGACCTGGGACCACCCCATGGTCATCGGCGCCATCGATCTCCTTCTCGGCCATGAGAAGGGCAACTGCGCGGTCTGCCTGATGACGGATCTTGGTGAAGGAGAACTCCTGTTCGAGGCCCTCTTCCTGCTTGAATGCATCCGCCACCAGCGCGTCCATCCCGACCGTTTTCTGCCGCCGACCCCGATCCGCGTCGTCATTGATCAGAATCTGCAAGAGTGCACCGCGGCCTGGCCGATGCACTCGCTCTCCACATCAGTACGCAACGACCCCCACGCCCGGCTCGCCGCAGCCGATTCCTTCAAGCAGACGCTGCTTCCCGGATTGCTGGACGCGGCGCAGCGGGAGGCGGAGAAGCGGCGATCGGTTCTGATCGCGGCTGCGGCCGGACGCCTGCACGAAGCGCTGCAGCAGGAGATCGGGCGGCTGCGCGAGCTGGCGCCGGCCGATGACCCGGAGAACGCCGCGCGGATGGCCGCGCTGGCCACCGAGGAAACCCTGCTGGAGGAATCGGTGCTCGAAGCGCGGCTGCGACTCGACAGCCTGCGCCTCATCGGGCCGGCTGCGGAAACGATCTGA
- a CDS encoding aminotransferase class I/II-fold pyridoxal phosphate-dependent enzyme — MPSRSATETTVNPNIIEMEYAVRGPIPARAAEMKRQGRRVILCNIGNPQALGQKPLTYLRQVLSLVEDPGRLERERQLQALAAPGVPALAAELLDQAQTIVDKMESGMGAYTESRGPAFIREAIARFIDRRDGVVPGQGVPADPDHIFLTNGASEGVKYILEMLIAGPKDGIMVPIPQYPLYSAAIKKLGGNQVNYYPDEEADWNLEPAMLEEALVRAQGAGVQVKAIVVINPGNPTGAILSERSQREVIEFAAKNGLAIIADEVYQENVYDGSFTSFARLVGDDPIPLFSLHSISKGFFGECGHRGGYLEVRNAPRIANSKHTFIDLLVKQASVSLCSNTVGQVLTYLMVTPPREGSAVHLQMQAERKQILEELYEKALTIKRAFTKMEGMRCYGRIGALYLFPKMEQLPAGTSDFDYCMNLLEETGICTVNGQGFGQKSGTHHLRIAFLPPQNLLNEVLPEWIAFHNRYVNP, encoded by the coding sequence ATGCCGTCCCGATCCGCCACCGAAACGACGGTCAATCCCAATATCATCGAGATGGAATATGCGGTGCGCGGTCCCATCCCAGCGCGCGCTGCGGAGATGAAAAGACAGGGCCGCCGTGTGATCCTGTGCAACATCGGCAATCCGCAGGCGCTCGGGCAAAAACCGCTGACGTACCTGCGCCAGGTCCTCAGTCTGGTCGAGGATCCCGGCCGGCTGGAGCGCGAGCGTCAGCTGCAGGCGCTGGCGGCACCGGGTGTTCCGGCCTTGGCGGCGGAGCTCCTCGATCAGGCGCAAACCATTGTCGACAAGATGGAGTCGGGCATGGGAGCCTACACCGAGAGCCGCGGTCCCGCCTTCATCCGTGAGGCGATCGCCCGTTTCATCGACCGACGTGATGGCGTCGTTCCGGGACAGGGGGTGCCAGCCGATCCCGATCATATTTTCCTGACCAATGGCGCCAGCGAGGGCGTCAAATACATCCTCGAGATGCTGATCGCCGGCCCAAAGGACGGCATTATGGTGCCGATTCCGCAGTATCCCCTTTATTCGGCGGCGATCAAGAAGCTTGGCGGAAACCAGGTCAATTACTATCCCGATGAGGAGGCCGACTGGAACCTGGAGCCGGCGATGCTCGAGGAGGCACTCGTGCGGGCGCAGGGTGCGGGGGTTCAGGTCAAGGCGATTGTGGTGATCAATCCCGGCAATCCGACCGGGGCCATCCTCAGCGAGCGCAGCCAGCGCGAGGTGATCGAGTTCGCCGCCAAAAACGGGCTGGCGATCATCGCAGACGAGGTTTATCAGGAAAATGTCTACGACGGCAGCTTCACCTCCTTCGCCCGCCTGGTCGGTGACGATCCAATACCCCTTTTCAGCCTGCACAGCATCTCCAAGGGCTTTTTCGGCGAGTGCGGTCACCGCGGCGGCTATCTCGAAGTGCGCAACGCGCCGCGGATTGCAAACAGCAAGCACACCTTCATCGACCTCCTGGTCAAGCAGGCTTCGGTCAGCCTTTGCTCGAATACCGTCGGCCAGGTGCTCACCTATCTCATGGTGACGCCGCCGCGCGAGGGTTCGGCCGTCCATCTGCAGATGCAGGCGGAGAGAAAACAGATCCTCGAGGAGCTTTACGAAAAAGCCCTGACCATCAAGCGGGCTTTCACTAAAATGGAGGGGATGCGCTGTTACGGCCGCATCGGCGCGCTTTATCTGTTCCCGAAGATGGAGCAGCTGCCGGCCGGCACCAGCGATTTCGACTATTGCATGAACCTGCTCGAGGAGACCGGGATCTGTACCGTCAACGGCCAGGGTTTCGGACAAAAGTCCGGCACCCATCACCTGCGCATCGCCTTTCTACCGCCCCAGAATCTGCTCAATGAGGTGTTGCCGGAGTGGATCGCCTTCCATAACCGCTACGTGAATCCCTAA
- a CDS encoding class II aldolase/adducin family protein: MAQSITAMRAEIVEAGRRLWSRGYVAAHDGNISARIDARRVLITPTGVSKGFMKPADLIVVDLEGKPLSGTRKPSSELSLHLAIYRERPDAGSVCHAHPPIATGFAVAGLPLDACILPEVVIALGSIPIIPYGTPGTAELYAPLLERLKEHDAFLLANHGAVTVGADIYNAYYKMETLEHFAQISLTARQIGRVRVLSETEAESLYALRERFGVTVTARGKARKR; the protein is encoded by the coding sequence GTGGCCCAATCCATAACAGCGATGAGAGCGGAGATCGTCGAGGCGGGACGGCGCCTCTGGAGCCGCGGCTACGTTGCCGCCCATGACGGCAATATCAGCGCCCGCATCGACGCCCGTCGCGTGCTCATCACCCCCACAGGCGTCAGCAAGGGCTTTATGAAACCCGCCGATCTGATCGTCGTCGATCTCGAAGGGAAACCTCTGTCCGGTACCCGCAAGCCGAGCTCGGAACTCTCCCTGCACCTGGCGATCTATCGGGAACGACCAGACGCCGGCAGCGTCTGTCACGCCCATCCTCCGATTGCCACCGGCTTCGCCGTGGCGGGCCTGCCGCTCGACGCCTGCATCCTGCCGGAGGTCGTCATCGCTCTCGGCAGCATCCCCATCATTCCCTATGGCACCCCCGGGACGGCTGAACTCTATGCACCGCTCCTCGAGCGGCTCAAGGAGCATGATGCCTTCCTGCTCGCCAACCACGGCGCGGTCACGGTCGGCGCTGATATCTATAATGCCTACTACAAGATGGAGACTCTCGAGCATTTTGCGCAGATCAGTCTGACGGCCCGCCAAATCGGCCGGGTACGGGTGTTGAGCGAAACCGAGGCCGAAAGCCTCTACGCCCTGCGCGAGCGTTTCGGCGTAACCGTCACCGCCAGGGGCAAAGCGCGGAAACGCTGA
- a CDS encoding MFS transporter, which produces MAEKLHRLLSDSKGARWTALLIVSFTMFAGYYMADLMAPLQVMLQKQLGWSATDYGWYTGAYGWFNVFLFFLIIGGIILDKMGVRFTGLTAAIVMVGGALIKYWAITTQSLTSQSWHILFWTFPAQVWMAALGYAIFGVGVEVAGITVSKVIVKWFKGHELALAMGLQLAIARMGTALALSTSLPISKHFNTVSAPLLICLVMLCIGLLAFFVYTFNDKRLDASLATLHGGSEKQADEEFHLSDIGAIIGNRGWWYLAILCALFYSAVFPFLKYATGLMINKYHVSENLAGLIPGLLPFGTILLTPLFGNLYDRKGKGATIMILGAVLIILVHSLFAVPAFSHWTVAVLLMIILGIAFSLVPSAMWPSLAKIIPEKRLGSAYALVFWIQNMIALMFIPAMIGWVLDHYCIASQSTVNGVTTTVYSYTLPMILFAVIGVLSLIFAFLLKMEDSKKGYGLQLPNIKS; this is translated from the coding sequence ATGGCTGAAAAACTGCACCGTCTGCTCAGTGACTCCAAAGGGGCACGCTGGACCGCCCTGCTTATCGTCTCCTTTACCATGTTCGCGGGCTATTATATGGCCGATCTGATGGCCCCCCTGCAGGTCATGTTGCAGAAACAACTGGGCTGGAGCGCCACCGACTACGGCTGGTACACGGGCGCCTACGGCTGGTTCAACGTCTTTCTCTTCTTCCTCATCATCGGCGGCATCATTCTCGATAAGATGGGGGTGCGCTTCACCGGCCTGACCGCCGCCATCGTCATGGTCGGCGGCGCCTTGATCAAGTACTGGGCGATCACCACCCAAAGCCTCACCAGTCAAAGCTGGCACATCCTCTTCTGGACCTTCCCGGCGCAGGTATGGATGGCCGCCCTCGGCTACGCCATCTTCGGCGTCGGCGTCGAGGTCGCGGGCATCACGGTCTCCAAGGTGATCGTCAAGTGGTTCAAGGGGCATGAGCTGGCCCTGGCCATGGGGCTGCAGCTGGCCATCGCCCGCATGGGCACTGCTCTGGCCCTCTCCACCTCGCTGCCGATTTCCAAGCATTTCAATACGGTCAGCGCCCCCCTCCTCATCTGCCTGGTGATGCTCTGCATCGGCCTACTCGCCTTCTTCGTCTATACCTTCAACGATAAGAGGCTCGATGCCTCGCTGGCCACGCTCCACGGCGGATCCGAAAAACAGGCCGACGAGGAGTTTCATCTCAGCGACATCGGCGCGATCATTGGCAACCGCGGCTGGTGGTATCTGGCGATCCTGTGCGCGCTCTTTTATTCAGCCGTCTTTCCCTTCCTTAAATACGCAACCGGTTTGATGATCAACAAATATCACGTTTCCGAAAACCTGGCGGGGCTGATTCCCGGGCTGCTGCCCTTTGGCACGATCCTGCTCACCCCCCTCTTCGGCAATCTCTATGACCGCAAGGGCAAGGGGGCGACGATTATGATCCTCGGTGCGGTGCTGATCATCCTGGTCCACTCGCTCTTCGCCGTGCCCGCCTTCAGCCACTGGACCGTGGCGGTGCTGCTGATGATCATCCTCGGAATCGCTTTTTCCCTGGTGCCCTCGGCAATGTGGCCCTCGCTGGCTAAAATTATCCCCGAGAAGCGGCTGGGCAGCGCCTATGCGCTGGTTTTCTGGATTCAGAATATGATCGCCTTGATGTTCATCCCGGCCATGATCGGCTGGGTCCTCGATCATTACTGCATCGCATCGCAATCGACCGTGAACGGGGTGACGACCACGGTCTACAGCTACACCCTGCCTATGATCCTCTTCGCCGTAATCGGCGTGCTCTCGTTGATCTTCGCTTTCCTGCTCAAGATGGAGGACAGCAAAAAGGGATATGGGCTGCAGCTGCCGAACATCAAGAGCTGA